ACGGCGGCAGGTTCGGTCATGGCGGCCTCTTCGCTCGACACACCGTCCGGAAGCGGCAGGAGATTCCACACGGGCACGCGGACGTATTCGGCGAAGCCGCCGTCGCATCGCGACCCCAGGTAGTCGTAGTCGGCGCATTGTGCGTATTCGCCCACTTCGCACAACGCGCACGCGCGGCACGGGATCAATGGAAAGACCGCGGCCGCTTTGCCTACGAGCGCGGTATCGACGCCGTCGCCAACGTGTTCGACAACGCCCGCAAGTTCGTGGCCGGGGATCGTCGGGAAACGGTAAGTCCCCTTCACAAAAACGCGCGGGATATCCGACCCGCACACGCCACACGCGCCGACGCGCAGCAGCACTTCGCCTGCGGCAGGCTGAGGCGTAGGCACGCTCTCATGGCGCAAGTCGCCGACCGCGTGAAGGACACAGGCTTTCATAATCTATGCTCCTCGGGCTTGCCGCGAAAGGCAGTGGCTATACACTGTCGAAAAGAAAGTCTGACGGGAATAACTGTCATCACTTCAGCCGCAGAAAATCGTCAACACTAAATCCCGCATCCCTCAAGATGCGTGCGGTCAAACCGCGGCCTAGGTCGCAATGGGAATGGATGGGCACAGTGACCGCCGTCTTCTTTTCTTCGTGCCAAAGCGTGAGATGACTGCCCGATTGCCGGTCCTCTACGAAACCCTGTTTGCGCAGAAAGCGGACAAGCTCCTGCGCCGTGAGCTGCGGCATCCGGCTCATTCAGGGATTCCGACAGTCAATTCTTCGACGTGAACGAGCCGTTCTTGTTGTTCAATCTTCTGACCGTGGGTTCTCAGGGTGGCCAAATGTTGCTGAACTGCTTCGCGGATGTTCCGCTTGGCCTCTTCGATCGTAGAACCATTGCTGAAACAACCCGGTAAAGTTGGGCTATACGCGAAGTACCCTTCATCCTCAGGCTCTTTCTCGATCACAATCTCGAATGTGTAGAAACGCATCGGATGTCTCCGTGGCCGATTGGTCCCGTGCCAATAATCAGTATGAGGAATTGGCACGGATCGAGGCAAATGGCATTCAGTAACGTTCTACCCCGGATTCCTCACGAACACATTTGAACCTCTCTCGTAACAAGAGAGTTTGCGAGATTTGGGGCCAAGAAACAAAGCGGTTCTCCAAGAGCAGAGTGTGTTCGAGAGAAATCCTCGTGGCACAACCTCAAAGTCTTGCACGTGAGCAATTTGCGTCGGCGCTCAATCGCGCCGGTGCAAATTGCGGACTACTGTTCCGAATTCTTCTTGCGTGGCTTTGGCATATCGAAGTGTTCGCCCCAGGACAACACGACCGTGCTGCCTTTCTTCGCGGACAACGCCAGGTAAGCGTTGGAGCGTGTAAAGGGCGATGCGTTGCCATAGTCCTCGCCGGCGGAGCGATGCTCGAACTCCCAGTTGTGGCCCGGCGCCCAAACCGGCGCCAGCAGCGCGTCTATTTGTTTGGTCAGGTTGACTCCCCGCCAGTAGATGGGACTTCCGACCATCAGGTCGATACTCTTTCCACCTTCAACCAGCACATTCAACCAGCCGTACCACTGCAAGGCGCAGTTGATGTCGCCTTTGGTGGCGACAGTCATTCCCTCGGGCGTCGTGATCACGTAGGCGTTGCATGGCGTGCCGGAGGAATGCTCCGCGTTGTTCCATTGATGGTCCCACAGCACGTCGACTTTCAGTTTGCCGACATCGAGCGGCGTCCCCAGCGTTTGCTTGAGCGTTACCAATTTTTCGGCCCAGGGTTGATCCCCCCACATCTTCTTGTTGCTCTCCGTCACGACGACGGTCTTTCCTTTCTCAATAAGCGCGCGCGTCAACTCGTAGTCGATATGGTCGGAGTGCTCATGCGTGTGGAAGGAGACGTCGATAAGACTCGTCAGCTTATCGACCTGTTCGTCCGTCATGCAGAAGGTTTCGCCTTCTTCTTCCGGCGTCTTGTGCAAGTCTTTGTTGGGGCCTTGGTCAAGATCGATGGCGAAGACAACCGACGGCGTCTGGATGATCTCGGAACTCGAATACAACTGGAAATACCGGATGCCTTGCTTTGGACGTTCTTTTGAAAGCAGGTCAATCACGTGGTCAACCGAGCGGCGATAGTACGCAATCAACTCCGGACTCTTCTCCGAATCGGGGATAGCAATCCAGTCGTCCAGCGCCTTCAACGCGGCAAGGCGGGACTCCGATTGTGGTATGGATGGCGGCGCATCCGTTAGCGCCTGCCACAGGGCGGAACCGTCGTCGGCTACAGCGCAATACGCTATGGCCAGAAACATACAAACCGGCCAAGGCAGTCGAATCTTGACGTTCATGAAGTACCTCCAGGCGCATTAACGCGATGCGGAGGTATTTTGCCCGAAAGGACTGCGCGGAGAACAGTGCGAGAATTACTGCGCCTTGTCGGCTTCCGGTTTTACGATATGTACAGGGCACTCTTCGGGAAGGGCATAGCCGCCTTCCGTGGCTACCGTGTCTCCCGCCGAGATACCCGCTACAATCTGGACAACTCCGGGGGCGTGGGCGCCGGTCTTGACCACAGTCTGGTAGGCCTTGTCATCACGGATGAGTGTGACCACGGATTCGCCATTGCGATCCGCCACCGCTGCGGTCGGAACAACAAGCGCATTGGGAATCTCCGGCAACGCAATACTCACACGACACGCAAGTCCGGGACGCAATGCGCCGTCCTTGTTATCGATGCGAACAAGCGTCTCGACGTCGCCGGTGCTTTCATCGGCCACTTTCCCGACACGCGCCACGGCGCCTTTGTACTCCGAGCCGGACGTGCCATCAAGTGTGACCTTTGCCGTAGCGCCTTCCGTTACTTGCGCAAGACTGCTCGCCGGGACCCGAACGCGCGCATAGACAAACGATAGATCCACGACGGTGGCAACTTTTGAAGTCATGTCGAGGGACATGCCTTGACGAACAAGCAACTGCGTGATGACCCCGTCTATGGGAGACGAAATGGTGCTGAGTTCAAGGTTCAACTTTTGCGCGGCCAGCTCACTCTCCGCGGATTGAAGCTGGGCCTTAGCTTGTTCAATGGCCTCGGGACGCGTCCCGGCCTCCGATACCTTCAAGCGTTGCGCGGCAGCCTGACTGGCAGCGTCGGCCTCATCGGCGGCGGACTTCGCCATCTCAAACTGAACGTCGGCAATTTCCCCGTGTTCGTGCAGGGGTTGAAGCGCTTTGAGTTTGGCGCGTTGGGCTTCGGCGGCAGCGAATGCATTTCGCGCATCTTGCCGCGCGGCTTCAATCTCGGCGCGCAACGGACCCTTCTGAAGCAAAGCAACATTGGCCCTTGCTTCTTCGACGGCCGCGGCAGCCTTGCTCACGTTGGCTTCAACCATGCGCGAATCCAGCAATACTACGGGGTCGCCCGCTTTCACTGCTGCGCCTTCTTCAATGCAGACACGGCTGACAAATCCAGCTACTTGCGGACACAGTTCCACGGTGCGTTCGGGGGCAGCAATAAGGGCTCCCATGAGATCGAGCGACGGACGCAGAGTTGTGGTTTCCACGGTAGCTGCCGAGACTTCGACGGGTGCACGTTCCTCACCCTCGCCTTCGATCGCCGTGTTGCCACCGCAACCCGCAGTCATCGCCGCCACGCATGCAATGCACACCAGAATCCATGTCTTCACGTCGAATTCCTCGCGGTTCTGCTTGGATGAAGCGCCTTCATCAGTGCGTAATACACCGTTGGTGTAGCAATCAGCGACAGCACAAGCGAAACACACAAGGCGCCGATCACGCCGATCGCGAGAGGACGCAGCAGGTCCGCGCCTGCGCCAATTCCGTAAGCAAGCGGCAACAATCCGAGAAATGCCGTTAACGAAGTCATAAGAACGGGGCGCAGTCTCCTGCGCCCCGACTGCACCAGGGCCTCTTCCAGCGAGTATCCGCGGCGCTGCAACTGCTCGACGAAGTCGAGCATAAGGATGCCGTTCTTGGCGACAATGCCAAATCCGATGATGGCCCCGAGAAAGGAGACGATGTTCAACGATGTCCCCGTAACCCACAGAGCGCCGACGACACCGAGAAGAGCAAGGAGAGCCCCAATCACGATGGCGATGGGATGTGCGAACGTTCGGAATTCAAAGATGAGAACCGTGAGGACGAAGAAGATCGCCATGGCGAGTACTCGCGCGAGGTTAGCAAAGGACTCCTGTTGCTGCTGGTACAAACCGCCGTACTCAATGCTTACATCAGCGGGCAGATTGACATGCTCTTTAATTGCGCGCTGAATGGCCTTCATGCCGCTGCGCGTGTCGATGCCGGAGAACCGTGCCGAGACGGCAATCAATTGCCGCTGATCCTCGCGGTGCATTTCAAGCAGCCCAGGTTCATGTTCCAGGTCGGACACTTCGCCGAGTGTAACGCGCGGTCCACTTGCACTGGTCAGCGGGACGTTCTGAATCTTTCGCTCGTTCTCGCGTTCCTTTTCATCCATGATCACGCGAATGCCCACGATCCGGTCGCCTTCCAGGACGTACGATGCCTCTTTTCCGAGCAGCGCAGATTCGACTTCATCGCCAATCTGCGCCGCCGTCAAACCGCTGCGCAGAGCATCGGCTGTGTGGACACGAAACGTCAGGGATGGTCCTGCAACGACGAGACCGTCATTCACGTCGACAACGCCGGGGATCTTCTCGATCTCTTCGGCGATCTGCGGCGCGACGGTCTTAAGAGACTCGACATTGGAACTAAAGATCTTAATCTCGACCGGTTCCGGAGACCAGGTCAAGTCACCGATCAGGTCCGCCAACACGCCGGGAAACTCGACTTCCAGCGCAGGTTCAGCAGCCTCCACCTCCTCGCGGACGGCGTCGACGACTTCATCGGTGTCGCGTTCCCGATCAGGTTTTAGTTTCACCAAGAAGTCGCCAATGTTGGGCTCCGTCGCTGCGAGTCCCAATTGCGCCCCCGAGCGCCGCGAGTAGCTTTCAATCTCGGGCGTCTTTCGCAGGATGGCTTCGATATGCCGCATCATGCGATCGGTCTCGGTGAGGCTTGTGCCCTCGGGACTGACATAGTCCAACACGAACGCGCCTTCGTCCATGTGAGGCAGAAAGTCACTGTCGAGCCGTTGGTAGAGCACGGTCCCGAGAAGAAGCACGAATGCCATGCACATGAGCGCCAACGCGGGATGGCGCAGAGAGACGCGTACCACGCGCTCGTAAAGACGAATCAATCGCCGCAGTATGAATCCACCTTGCTCCAATTCGTCCTGCGTCTCTCCGGGATGCCGCCGCAATAGAGCAATACCGAGCGCGGGGGTCAAGGTGAGCGCAAGAAGAAGCGATATCAATAAAGAGGCGGCCATGGTAAAGGCGAGGGCACGGAAGAACACACCCGGCACGCCTTCGAGGAACGCCAGTGGAAGAAAGACCACTACGGGAGTAATCGTGCTTCCCACCAGCGCATGGCCAACCTCTGAGAGCACCTCATGTATGGACTCGCGCAGGTCACGTCCCGCGCACATCTTTGTGTGCATCGCCTCAACCACGACAATGGCGTCGTCGATGATCAGGCCAATCGCCGCGGCGATTCCGCCGAGCGTCATCAGATTGAAGGTCATTCCCAAGGCGTACATGCACGTCAACGTCATCAGCAGGCACATGGGAATTGCCAGGATCGCTACAAATGTCGTTCTCGCGTTTCGCAGGAAGAGATACATCACAAGAACCGACAGCAGCAGGCCAAAGCCGATACTTTCCCACACACTTCGGCTTCCTTCACGCACGAACAATGACTGGTCGTAGAAGAGCGCCAACTTCATGTCCGGCGGCAGGGTCTTGCGCAGAGCACGCAATTCATCGTGCAGCGCGGCCGCAATGCCTACCGTGTTCCCGTCGGGCTGGCTATAGACATTGAGGAGAACCGCGTCAACGCCGTCCGCCGACACGATATTGTATTTGGGAGCCTCGCTACGCACGACCATCGCCACGTCGCCCACCAAGACCGGCGCGCCGTTGACCCATGCCACGGGGAGCTTCTCAACGTCCGCGGCTTTCGCGACGCGTCCATCGACCAGGGTGAGGTAGAGTTGGCGGTTCTCTTCGTGGAGTCCCGCGGATACGAATGTGTTGGTCTGAGTGATGGCGTCAGAAACCTGCGCCAGTGTCAGGTGATGCGCGTCGAGTTTGGCAGGATCAACCACAACGTGATACTCAGGCTTCTTACCGCCAACAATGTTCACGCTGGCAACGTCATTGATACGGAGTAGCCTTGGCTTAATCTCGTATTCGGCCTTTTCCCACAGCTCGGTGATATTGCGTGTAGTACTCGTTAGGCTGAAACCCAGTATTGGAAACGAAGAGAACGTCAATCGATTCACGGTGTACTCTGCCGTGTCGGGTAAAGAGCTTCGAATTTGCGACAATTGGGCCAACACGTACAGTTCCGCCTGAATCATGTCTGTCTTCCAGTCGAAGAAGACATTGACCTCCGCGGAACCGCGTCCCGTTGCGGACCGGATGTTGACCGTTCCAGGGGCGTTTTTCATGGCCTCTTCGATGGGCCGCGTGATGGTTGCCATCATCTCGTCCGCGGGCATCACACCGTTGTCAACCAGAATTACGATGCGCGGGAAATCGGTCTGAGGAAAGACAGAAGCGGGCATACGGTACGCCGCATAGATACCGGCGACGCAAAGCGCAAGGGAAACAAACAGAATTGTGCTTCCATGTCGTACAACGTAGCTGCTTCGTCCGTTCTGAAGGGGCGTACTGGCGGCCGATGATGTTTGCTCAGTATTCAACGAAGTACTGCCTCTACTTCACCGGCGCCGGCGAATTAGCTGCAGCGTCTTCGAGCGCGCCACCCACTGCCTTCTCAAGATCGGCAAGCGCGGAGGCGTAGTCGGCAGCAAACCGCGCACCGGCTTCTTTGTGGTCGTTGAGCGTTTGCTGCGCCACGAGCAAGGTCAGGATATTCTCCTCACCGGCCTCATACGCCCGCTGGGCTGTCGCGATGTTCTGCTCCGCGAGAGGGATTGCGTCGCGGCCGGACAGTTCGAGCAGACTCTTAGCCGCTTGCAGCCGGGCCACGGACTCACGAACGTCTTGCATGACGCCAAGCGCCATTTCTTCGTAGTCTTTTTGCTTCTGCGCGTACTTGAAGCGGGCTTTGGCGATTTGCGCCTTGTTCTGATCCCAGATCGGAAGCGTAACTTGAAGGCTGGGGCCTAGAATCATGTCGATGGTTTGGCGCTTCTCCAATTTTCGGCCACGCCAATTGTCGAGCTCCTGCAACGCCAGGTCCTTGGCATTCTGCCTGCCCGCCTGAGCTTGGCCGCGGCCAACCTGGGCCAACTGCGTGATGGCCTCATTGATACTTTGGCTTGCCGTAACGCCGCTGAGATCGGGTTTCTGCGGTACCGGAGGCAGTGGTTTCAGACTTCGGGGCGCGCGTGCCTCGGGGCGTTCTCCCTCAATCCCGAGAACAAGGCTCGAGAGTATAGAGCGGCGCTGATGCTTTATTTCGGCTTCCGCGGCGTCCAAATCAAGGGCGGCCATCCGGACATCCAGTCGCGTGTCCAGAGCACGCTTTACCAGAGCCGCCTCATCGGGACAGTCCGCTGTCACACGCGGGAGCGGGTCTGTTAGTCGAACACCAGCCTGCTCGAATGACAACCCCAGCAGCCGTTCAAATCCCGCTCGCGCGACATCTCGATCTCGTCGCGTGGATTCCAATCGCATTTGACCTTCGAGAACACTGGAGGCGACAAGGTTCACGTCGAGGATGGTGGCCTCGCCCGCTTCAAACCGGTTTCTAGCGAGTTGCTGTGCATGCTTGAGTAAATCGAGGTTTCCGGCCAATACGCGTTCTGCCTCTTCTTGCGAACACACGTCGAAGTACGCGCGCCGGACTCTCGCGGTGAGGTCTACAGCCGCATTCACGACGTGAAAGACTGTTTGCTCCAGTTGGTCTTTCGCGATGCGCTTGCGGACAGGTATCTGCCACAAGTCGGCGATTTCCTGAGCGAAGCCCACGCTGAGGTTGCTGCGTCCACCGCCTTCGGGAAAGCGGGCGCTCAGGGAAAGGGATGGATTTGACAGCAATGCCGATTGCGCCACATCCGCCCGCGATACGCCGATCTCTTGAAAGATCGACTGAAATGCGCGGTTGTTGAGCAGAGCCACGCGAATGGCCTCTTCCTGCGTCAACCCGCCGTCAAGCAAGGCGGCGACGCGTTGCTGAACGTCAGACTCAATCGTGGGGCTATACACAACGTTTGAGCCCGTACGCTGCTGGATGAGTTCGCCGGCCCTCGTATAGTCCTTCTCCGGCTTCACAGTGCCGCATCCCGCGAAAGCAAGGATGAGAATAGGTAAGGCTATTCTTCTTCCCATCGTCACTGAGTTTTTGCTCCCAGCCTGGCTCATGTCTTGGCAGCTCACGATCGACACCGCCCTACCCGAAGAACTCCTTTGCGACAAGTGGAATCACGAGAAGCAGGCAGTGCGCTTCGGCCACAAGGCTGGGCAATAGGAATCGCCGCGCCATCTCGGGGCGGAGGCCTCTGCTGCCGAAGCGGGGCACCCAACGAGAAGTTGTTTGAAGATAGGAAACGTACGGCGCCCCGTATTTCTCGGTGAGGTGCGCTTCTTCTCTCCGCACCACGAACCGGTACACAAGCACGCACCAGGCGAGCATCAGCGGCAGAAACCAAATCAATTCGGAAACCACCGTCAGACCGAGCAGCATCGTCGTGTTCGCAATGTAGATCGGATTGCGCACAAGAGAATAGGGACCGGTGGTTGTAAGTGTTTTGTGAATACGTAACCGGTAGTGAAGATGTACTTGCGCCCACACCCGAATGGCAACGCCAATAAAGAAGACCGTAAGCCCTATCGGCCAGATCACGGCATCGTGCTCGGTCTCCCCGGCAAATACAAGCAAGCAGAATAGGTAGGGTGGCGCCATCAACACCCCGCGAAAACGATAAGCGCGTTCAAGCCAAACGTTCATATGTAAAGCTACCTCTTTCGATGCCGCGTGGACACACCTGCCCGCGGCGTACCTCCATGAAGTGTAGAAGACAGGCGCTTACCGGATGCTTGCCGAAACATTACCGTTTGGCAATCTTGAGGAAAGCTGCAAACTCCTGTCGCTCCTTGAATTACGCTTATCCCGCATAGCGAAGATTGCCAAATGGTCATGTACAGGTAATCTCCGGGTTAACTCGTGCTTGTTATGCTGAATGGCGTGTCCAATGATCAGAACGGATCCCGTTACAGATATACATAGCCAAAACACGGAGCGTTGATACCTATGAGCCGAAATCGATCTTTCCAGGATTCGATCGCGCCTTTAGTTGTAGGCACCATTCTCGCCCTAGCACCGTTCTTGTTCAGTGCGCCCGCCCATGCCGTTGATCCGACTTCGCTGGAGCCGGCAGAAGCGTTCACGCCTCGGACTCTTGAACTCGAACTGGAGACCGCGTACGAAAAATACGAGGATGCCGAGTTGGAGCTTGAAGCGACTGTCGGCTATGCGTTCAGTGAGAGGTGGAAATTGGAGGCGGCGCTGCCTGTCGAGTACGAAGAAGGAGACGGAACCGAGGTTGGCGATGCTTCACTGAAACTCATCCACACGTTTAACCCGGATACAGAGAAGTGGCCGCTCCTAGGCCTCTCGCTTAAGCTGGCCTTTCCAACTGGCGATCACGGTGATGAGGATCACGGAGGCATCGATACCGAATTGATGTTTTATGCGATGCAATCGCTTGGCGGTCCCGACAGCAAGCATCAATTGCATCTGAACCTGGGCGGCACATTCGTGGGTGGCGCGTCCGATGAAGAGCGCGACTTCAGGTACTCGGCCCTGCTCGGATACTCCTATGCGCTCAATGAGCGAACGACGTTAGTCGCTGACTTCATACGCGAAGAGCTCGAAGAGAATGGCGAAGACTCGAATATGCTTGAGGTCGGAGTGAAGCGTCAGGTGAACGATTCCGTGGAAGTCGCGGCGGGAGCGGGGATTGGCCTTGGCGAGGATTCTCCGGATTTCATGGTGAAGGCGGGCATCGGTTTCAAGACCGGTCAGAAGTAACTCCAAGCGACGAATCTCAGGCCGTTGCTTTCGGCAATGCGATCGTGAAAGTGCTGCCCTTCCCGAGCATGCTGGTTACAGAAATGGTGCCACGATGTGCTTTCACGATCGCCTCTGCAAGGCTTAGTCCTAGTCCATTACCCGGTTGTGACCGGCTTTCGTCGGCGCGGTAAAAGCGCGAGAAGATCCCGGGCACATGTTTTTCGGCGATGCCGACGCCGGTATCGGTCACGGTGACGCGGACCTCAAGGGCGCTTTCCGAAGTCTCTACGCTCACTTCGCCACCAGCTTCCGTGTACTTGACGGCATTGTCGATGAGTTGCGCTACAGCGCGCCGTAGGCGATGAGGGTCGCCCCGAAACAGGGCATCGCCGTTTGATCGCACGTTAAGCCGTATCCCCTTGTCTTCCGCCGCAGGCGCAAACAGATCGGCGACGTCGTGAGCCAGGTGCGCCATGTTGAATTCCGACGTGGTGAGACGCGCCAGTCCCGCTTCCGTTTCCGAAATCTCAAGCATCGTATTGATCAGCGTCAACAAGGCGTCGCAGTCCTCAACAATGCTCCCCAATACGGAACCCTGGGCCGAGGTATGATCCGTTTCGTCAAGGGCGACTTCCGCGGTGCCACGGATTCTCGTGATGGGTCCGCGCAGATCGTGCGCGATATCGTCGGATACTTCTTTCAGGTTCTTGATGAGCCGCTCGTTGTGCTCGATCATCCGATTGAAAGCCGTTGCCAGGTCGGCGATTTCGTCTTCGTAGCCGGATACCTGCACGCGCTGACTCAAGTTACCCAATTCGATGCTTGTAGCGGCATAGGTGACTTGCTCCACGCGGCGAAGCGCGCGCCGCAGCATATACCAGGCTCCGGCCGCGGAGAAGGGCACGATAACGATTATTCCCCCGAGAAAGACCCAGCGGAACGTGTTCATGATGGCATCGTTCGCTTCGGTGGATACGCCCATTTGGAAAATGATGTCGCCGTTGAGGGGCGCGGTCATAACGCGCGTTTGAGGGCCGGTCGCTGTTGTGGTCAACGTCTCGAACGCGGGTTCGTTTTTCGCCGGCACGCGAATCTGAGAACCAGTGGACTCGAACTCGGGCCACGCGTGCATGCTGGTTGTACCAACGACAGATCCTTGCATATCAAGCAAGCGAAAGAACAGTCGGTCAGTACCCTCTGACATGGCTTCACCATTCAGCACGTCCGTGAGCACGGAAATGCCTCGCGATTCGAGCAGGGCCGAGTATTCTCCGATTTCATTGATCATTGACTGATCGAGGCGGCTGTCGAGGCTGGCGCGCAATACGTAATAACCGATTGCCAGGACTGAGGCAAAAGACATCGCGAAGACAACCGCAAACCAGCACGCCATTCTGAAGGCAAGGCTTTTCGTGGCGCGTCTATTGGGACCGAAGAACATATCCCACCCCTCTCACGGTGTGGATCAGGGCGTTGCCGAATCCTTTGTCGACTTTGTCCCTCAAGCGGCTCATCCGCGCTTCGACCACATTCGTTTGCGGATCGAAGTTGTACCCCCAGACATGCTCCATAATCATGGTCTTCGATACGACCCGGCCGGCGTTTCGCATCAGGTATTCGAGCAGCGAGAATTCGCGCGGCTGCAGTTCGATGGGCTTACCCGATCGCACTACTTCACGCTTGAGCAAGTCCATCTCCAGATCGTCGTAGGTGAGCGCAGTCGGCTCCGCCACGGCGCGCGCCCGCCGTATGAGTGCCTGTATGCGCGCCAACAACTCGGAGAAAGCAAAAGGCTTCGTGAGGTAATCGTCGCCACCCGATTGAAGACCGGCGACTCTGTCACTTACCGATTGCTTCGCGCTGAGGATAAGCACGGGGACATTGACGCCCTGCCGCCGCAAGTCCTCAATCAAGCTGATGCCGTCAAGCTTCGGAAGCATTATGTCGACCACAGCCGCGTCGTAGGACTCCGTCGTAGCCAGATGGAATCCGTCCAGGCCGTTGGTTGCGTGATCGACCGTATACCCGGATTGTTTCAGGCCTTTCACAACAAATGCCGCGATTTTGGCGTCGTCTTCGACCAACAAGATGCGCATGGACTGCAATATGCCCTGATGTTCTGTATTTGAAGACACGGCTCTTCGCAACAGGCAAAGGACCTGCTGACATTGTGCCACAGCGCGGCGGATTGCCGTTACTTACGCAAGATCCGGTCGCGTGCCGACCCGAGAGCGCGAACAGGACATGCGGGTCCGCTTCGGCCTGTGCCGATGGTGATGAACAGACGTTGTTCTCGCTCTTACGGAAACGGGGATCGCGGCGAATGAAGTGCCTAGTCCGGATTTCTCGTGAGCAATTCGCGTCGGCGCTCAATCGCGCCGGTGCAAACTGCGGACTACGCGGCTTTGCTGTTGGTCGTCGCGAGCGATCTCGCCGAAACGGCCGTCGGCGCGTTCGTTTCGACAGGAACTGCCTCAAGCACTACGGGCTCGGGAAGTCTGCTCTCAATGAAGCGAACCAACGAAAGCATGATTCGGCGCAGGCCGCGTGCCGCGGCGGTGAAGAGCATGTCTCCGGCATAGACGACGGCCGGCACGGGCACGAAGGTATCGCCGTTGCGGGTAGCCACCCATACGCCCATGGACGCTTCCGCAGACGGGAACCCTCCCATGGAAAAGTTAGAGGTATCCTGTTCTGTCTTGTTCATGTGATGCGTGTATCCTATCGCCCGGAAAGGCTGCGGTTGGTCTACAAAAGTCCTATATGAACGCTTGACTGCATGCATACATTCCCCTGCGCCGTGCGCTGCAGGATTGCTTTCGCAGCCTGAGCTGGCGGGGTTTGCAACGCGCATGCATTCTGCCGGCCGCACGTTACGGCGGCATTAATCCGCAATTTGCACCGGCGCGATTGGGCGCCGACGCAATTTACTCACGTGCAAAACGTTGAGGTTTTGCCATGAGGATTACTCGCGAACACACTCTGTTATTGGAGGACCGCTTTTTTCACCGCACGTCTCGCAGACACGCGGGTTACGGGAGATGTTCAAGTGTGTTCGTGAGAA
This DNA window, taken from Candidatus Hydrogenedentota bacterium, encodes the following:
- a CDS encoding HAMP domain-containing histidine kinase — encoded protein: MFFGPNRRATKSLAFRMACWFAVVFAMSFASVLAIGYYVLRASLDSRLDQSMINEIGEYSALLESRGISVLTDVLNGEAMSEGTDRLFFRLLDMQGSVVGTTSMHAWPEFESTGSQIRVPAKNEPAFETLTTTATGPQTRVMTAPLNGDIIFQMGVSTEANDAIMNTFRWVFLGGIIVIVPFSAAGAWYMLRRALRRVEQVTYAATSIELGNLSQRVQVSGYEDEIADLATAFNRMIEHNERLIKNLKEVSDDIAHDLRGPITRIRGTAEVALDETDHTSAQGSVLGSIVEDCDALLTLINTMLEISETEAGLARLTTSEFNMAHLAHDVADLFAPAAEDKGIRLNVRSNGDALFRGDPHRLRRAVAQLIDNAVKYTEAGGEVSVETSESALEVRVTVTDTGVGIAEKHVPGIFSRFYRADESRSQPGNGLGLSLAEAIVKAHRGTISVTSMLGKGSTFTIALPKATA
- a CDS encoding response regulator transcription factor; the protein is MRILLVEDDAKIAAFVVKGLKQSGYTVDHATNGLDGFHLATTESYDAAVVDIMLPKLDGISLIEDLRRQGVNVPVLILSAKQSVSDRVAGLQSGGDDYLTKPFAFSELLARIQALIRRARAVAEPTALTYDDLEMDLLKREVVRSGKPIELQPREFSLLEYLMRNAGRVVSKTMIMEHVWGYNFDPQTNVVEARMSRLRDKVDKGFGNALIHTVRGVGYVLRSQ